The window GCATTGGCATCATGACGAGCGGTTGCTCCTGGCCTTTTGGTGCGCGGGGATGATTTTAGGAGTCAGTTTCGGCCGTGCGCGCGGTTCGCATGGCGTGTTAAGCGGTGCGCTCGGCGGGGCAGTCGGCTGCGTGCTGGCCGCGATGTTCGTCATCAACCGCTTTGAGCAAATGCCCGAAGCGGCGGCTCGCTATCGCACGGTTTATCTCGCCTTCGTCGTCACAGTCGGCAGTGTTGCTGCGTTGGCGGTGGCCGGTTGTTATCAATTCATCGCCTCGGGCGCCGTAGAAATTCTCTGGCTCAGCAAACGCGTGCGTGGCGCTGTGTTCGTTCTATTCGGCGGCGTCGTGACTGTGTTGGTCATCCGGCAATTGTTTCGTGAGAAGCCGTGGCAACCGACTTGGGAAATCGCGGTGAAGGCCACCGACATCAACGATTTTCCCACGCTGCGCCTCTCGGCCAACGGCGAGTATTTGTTCGGCATGCAATCGAACGAAAATATCAATCCGCCGGTGCGCAAAGCCTTCGTGCATCAACTCACGTCGCGCGGCATGGTGGGCCGATCGTCGCCGATGGAGCGGCATCCGCGCAATTACATTCTCAGCCCCGACGGCAAATGGCTGGTCGAGCACAGCCTGGGGGACCTCATCATTCACGAAACGCTCACCGGCAAGGTGCTGCAGTCGTGGGAACTCGGCAAGATCTCGCAATTGGCGACGCAGTGGCAATTCAATGCGGCCGGCGATCGGCTGTTGCTCACCACACACACGCCGCGCATTCAGCGGTTGTATGTCCTGAATCCGCTCGAAGCGAAACTCCCTCAGGCCGAGCTCTTTCCGTTTGCCGGCAGAGTGCTGCTTGATCCGACGGGTGAAGTGCTTGTGAAATTGTTCGACGCCGCCGAAGCCGATGGCCCGCGCAAGGTCGAAGTCGTCCGCCGCAGCGACGGCCAACTGTTGGGCGAAATGCACGATGTGCCCGATCTCGGCACCGAGTACTACGCCATCTCACCCGGCGGAAAATACCTGGGCAATACGCACCACGTCTGGAAGCTGGGCTCCGATTCGTCGACCGATATGGCCGGTGTCGTGCTGGGTTTCACCGACGACGATCGCGCGATCGTCCACACTGAACCACATCGGCAAGAGCCACCCGAACTCCTTCCCGATTGGCTGCTGCCGATGCCGCTGCTGCAGCATGCCTATGACTTGCGCAGTTACTTCCGGCAGCTCAGTATCGTCGATCTTCGCACCGGGAAAACGCTGACTAAGACCGAGCCGTTCAAAGGAATGTCGATCGGAATGGCTGCAGAACAAAGCCACGTCGTGCTGGGCGCCACCTGGCCGGAATCACATGTGCGGATCTGGAAAGTACCGCCGCGGAAATAAACGGCGCGCACATCAGTTCTCTGCAAACTGCACGATCGTCTTAATGCCCTGCGGCTGCCGATGCTCGTAATGCCAGAGCGCATCGGCTTGTTTCACGCGGGCAGTGATCAACTTGCCGAGCGCCGCGGCGTTGTGATTCTTCCACCAGGCGAGATGCGCGAGCGCGTCGTGAAAATCCCGCGGCGCGCAGTTCACGCTGCCGATGAAAAGATTGTTTCGCAACAAACCATCGCGCATCAGCCGCTCGACGTTATGCTGCCGCGCTTCCGGCACTCGGCTGCTCCCCAGCCAAACCATGATGCCGCAGGAACGCATCGCCGCCGCGGCAGCCAGTGTCAACTCGTCGCTCCCTGTGCATTCCAGCACGAGATCGAAACCGTTTTGCTCCACATCATCGATTGCGGCAAGATCGCATTCACCGAGCGACCAATATTCGCTTTCCAATTCGCGAACCAACTGACTTCGGAACGTCTCCGGTTCATCGCGCCCCGCGAGCACGCATCGCCATCCACGCGCAACACACGCGAGGACCGCGGCAAACGCGATCGGCCCTTGTCCGGTCACCAGCACGCGCGGCGGCTGTCCGTTCCAAACATTCGTGCCCAACCGTGCCTGCTGCAAAACATGCGCTTCGTTGGCGCCCTTTTCCGCCACAGCGAGAGGCTCGGTGAGGACCGCGAACGACGCAATCGCCGGATCAACTCGATACAAATGCTCCGGCCGATCGAGAAACTGCGGCACGCTAAAGCCGTGCTCCTGCACGATGCCTCGCTCCGTAAACGTGCCGAACGGCAACAAATCGAGCCGCCGCGTCTGCCCCGCAAACGGCCTGCGCACGGCAGGAACTACCAGTTCGCCAACCGCGAAATCGCGCACATCACTACCAACAAATTCAATCCGCGCAAGGCATTCATGGCCGAGAATCAAATGCGTCTCATTCGCCGGCAGCCACGGCTTTTCCGACAGCAGAATCTCCCGGTCGGTGCCACAGACACCCAGTTCAATCGTCCGGCAAAGAACTTCATTCGCAGTCGGTTCAGCCAGCTTCGGCGCAGCAACCAATCGCGGAATGCGAGTGCCGGGGAATGCTGCGATGCCGAGCATGGGGAGGAAGTTCTGAGTTCTGAGTTTTGAGTTTTGAGACAGGAGGTAGTTCGCCAGTTCTTGTCCTGTCTCAAAACTCAGAACTACCCCAAATGTATCTCCGGAATCTTTTCCGGATCGATCGTCACCTGCGGGAACTCTTCTTCGCTGTTAAGGAAGTCGTGGCAGCAGATTTCGAGTTGAGCGAGCAGCTTCTCGATGTTCAGCCCTTCGCACACGGGGCCATAAGGCTGCAGATAGCCGCGGCTGCTGTTGTAGAGCTTGCGGGCGCCGCGGATGTTTTCGTTGCCGAAGTGGTGCAGGCAAACGGCGACGTGAATCAAACCTTTGTAGAACAAGCGCAGGTCGCCGCTGTAGTCCTTCCAGAGGTCTTCCCACACTTCGTGCGCCTCGAAGAAATCGCAGGCGTTGAAGTGCTCGATTCCTTCGAGATAGCGATGATCGTATTCGGCCATGGTATTTCGCAGCGACTAATCTTTGCGATTGAGCGCCATCAGCAAGCGGAGCAGGTAATAAAAGAGCGTCGCCACGGAAGCGAACAGCGCGAGGGCTGCTGCCACGTGTTGATCGGTGCGGTAGCGATGCAAAATGTTCGAGGTGTCGTACAAAATGTAAGCACTAGCCAGGCCCACCATCGCGGCGGCGAACCACACGCCCAGCGCGAAGTTGAAAAACATACCAGCGATCACGATACCCATCGCGGCCATGCCGGCCCACCACAGGTATTGCCCCCAACCGCTGAAGTCGGCCCGAGTCATCAGCACAAACGCAGTCAGCCCACCGAAGATCAAGAGCGTGAGAAAGCCCGCCGCAGGAATGGTGTGCGGCGCGACCTTGTTCGCAAAGTAAAGGAGCGGCACGAAGATCAACGCCTCGGCCACCACATACATGCCGAGTCCCGCGTACTGCGCCGTCGGCGAAGCTTGCGATTGGGCTAACGACTGCGCGACCCAACTCGCGACCATGAACACGCCGATCACCGCGAGCCAGCCGAACTGACCGCGAAAGAGCATCGCCAACGTCCCTTCGAGCGTGGCCGGCGGCACGAGCGTGAAGATGGCGGCTTCGATGCCGACAAACAACAAAATCGCCGCGAACACATGCAAATACGTGCGACGAATAAACGACACACGCGCCGCCGTTTCGGCGTACGCGGCTGGCAGTTCGCCGTACCTGGCAGGAGTCTCGTAGTAGGACATGGCAGTTTGTTTCAGTTGCGAAATTTACGTGCGGATCGATTCTGACGGTCTGTTACCAACTCTAGGTGGCATTGGCGGTAGGGTCAAGGTTGCTCAACGCGCGCAAAAAAGCTCCCTGGCCCCGCGCGAACGCAGAACCAGGGAGCAGGCAGGATTGAGCCGATCAATCGGATCGTTAGAAAATCTGTTCGCCAGATGCCTTGTCGGTGTAAGTATCCTTCGGCGAGGTCGGCAAGGTCGTTGCGACTTGCTTGGCGAAGAACAGATCTTCGCCAGCGCCGCCGAGGAGCACATCGACCGAACTGTCGTGAATCACATTCGCTCCGTCGAGTCGCAGCGCGCCATTCAACCCGCCGGCAGCGCCAGTCAGATGCGCGACGCGATCGGCGTAGCTCGCCGCCGAAGCCCATTCGGCCAGGATCAGCGCGAGCGCGGCAGCATTGGCGTCGTACACGGTTTGGCCCGAGATCAGCAAATCGCCGTTGCTGTTGCCGGTCAACCGATCGAGGCCGACGCCGCCGATCAACACCGTGCGACCCGTGCCGCTCTTCAAAGTGTCATCGCCCAAGCCGCCGATCAGGATCGTCGGTCCCGCGCCGCCGGTAATGTTGTCGTTCCCCGCGCCGCCGTCGACCTTCAGCGAGCCGGTGAACGAACTAGCGTTCACCGTGTTGCTGCCCGCGCCGTCGATAATCTCGGCGGCTTCGATGCTGCTGAGTGTGACCGCGCCGCGCGTTAGACGCGTGAGCGAGGTGTTGGTCAGCGTCGTGGTCAGTACATTGTCCGACGACACGAGCTTGTCCGTGCCAGCGCCGCCATTAAGTGTCGCCGTCCTAGTCCAGCCCGAGATGTCGAACGTGTTGTTGCTCGCGCCGCCAGTGAGGTTGGCGTTTTCCATCGTCGAGTGGGCGATCGGCTGCAAGCCGGTGCGGAGGAAGAGCGTGTCGCTGAGGTTGTAGTTGACATCGTTGCCGGCCACGATCGTATCGGTGCCACCGCCGCCAGCGAGTACGAGCATCTTCGACCAATTGGTCAGATCAAACGAATCGTTGCCGCTGCCGCCGTTGAGCCGCAGCGATTCGATGGTCGCCAGCGACAGCGTGAAAGTTGCTGTACCTTGCGTGCGCTTGAGCTGCGCATCGCTTACCACAAAGTTGCCATCGCCGGTGTAGGCCAGCGTGTCGGCCCCAGCGCCGGCATCGAGCAGCACGCTGAGATTGACGCTGGTGAGCGTGAAGACGTCAGCCGTCGGAGTGCCGGTGAGTTCCACTTGTTCGATCGTGGCAAACGTATCGCTCGACGTACCGACCTTGGAAGTGGTTTGCGTCAGCGTGACCGAACCGGCCATTTCGATGAAGCGATCGAAGTCAGCGCCGCCGGCGATGGTGTCGTTACCCAAGCTGCCGTAAATCACATCGTTGCCCGCGTTGCCCGAGACCGTGTCGTTGCCGTCGCCGGGATAAATGATATCGGCGCCGAGACCACCCGAGATCGAATCATTGCCTGCGTCGCCATAGATGGTGCTCGGCTTGTTGATTGGCGACTCGATGCTGATCGAATCGTTGCCGCTGCGTCCAAAAATCACGATGCTGCCAAACGAGTTCAGCGCGAATGTGCCGATCGCGACCTTCGGCGCGATGTAGACCGTGACGATCCCCGGATTGAATGGCACGGTGGTCGGCGCGGTTGTTTGGCGAACGACGATCGCATCGTTGACGATTTCGTTGCCGTTGATCAGCAAAATCTTTGGACCTTCGGGATTGGTCGGGTCGGTGATGAGCTGCGCGGATCCAGCCGGCGTGCTGAGGATCGAGAGTTGATAGTCTTCCACTTCGCCGTCCGCGGCCAGGCCGATCGGCAGTGAACCGCCCGCCGTGCTGATACGGAAGCGAGCGTAAGTGATCCCCGGACTTGCGCCATCGGGAACGTTCACCACCAGGCTGTTGCTGCCGGCGACCACACTCAATCCGCTGGCGATCTTTTCCGTCGGATCAAACACGCCGTTGCGATTGAAATCGATCCAGGCATCGAGCTTGCCGGCGGCGGATGCATTGACGGTGACGTTTGTGGTCAAACGCGGAACGAGAGTCGTTGAGCTGAAAGTCACGCTGCCTTCATCATCGCTTTGCGACAGATCATCGCCGTCGGCGCCGGCGGAGAATTGACTGGCAACTTCAAAATCGCGCGAGCCGAGCAGCGGGCCCGAGTTAGCCGTGCCGCCGATAAAGCCGGCTCCTTCAAAATGCTGCGCCACGCCATACGAGGACGGTGCATCACCGAAATCAAAGTCATCGACCGGAGTCACCGTGATCGACACCGTCACGACATTGGAATCAGCCGTGCCGTCGTTGGCTTTGTAAGTGAAGCTATCCGAACCGTAGTAATCTGCGGCGGGAGTATAAGTAAACGATCCGTTCGGGCTGAGCGTGAACGAGCCCGCATGCGCCGGCCCAGACACTAAGACCGCGGTCAGTGTGGCGCCGAAATCGACATCGGAGTCATTGCCCAGTACGCCGGCTGCAGCAATGTTCAGCAGCGTGTCTTCGGCGGTTGTATATGAATTGCCAACAGCCACCGGAGCGTCATTTTGGCCGTTGACGGTAATCGTCAGCGTGCTGCTGCTCGTCAACGCGGCCTCATGGTTGTCTTGCACGGTGTAGTTAATCACCACCGTTGCCGATTGGCCGGCAGGGAGAAAATCGAAGTCGGTACCCGGATCGAAGACAATCGAGTTGCCGCTCTGTGTGACCGTCGCCGTGCTGAGCGCGATCGGTGTGCTGTTCAAATTGAATGTCGCCGAAGCAATGCTGAAGCCAGTCGCGAGGCTGAGCACGTCGGTTGCATCGACATCGGTATCGTCCACGATCACGTCGGTGGTGACGGCTGCATTTTCGGTCGTGCTGGTCGTGTTGGGGTTCGCCACCGGCGCATCGTTCTCGCCGTGCACCGTGATGGTCAACGTCGCTACTGCCGTGAGCGTGGGGTCGTTGTCGTCTTGCACGGTGTAATTGATGAACACAGTCGCCGTCTCGCCGACCGCAAGCAGATCGAAATCGGTGCCGGGATCAAACACGATCGAATTACCGCTTTGCGTCACGGTAGCCGTCACAACCGGAATGGCTCCATCGGTGACGTTGTTGCGCATCGACTGAATGAAAAAGTTCGGCGCAAGACTCAGCAGATCGGTCGTATCGGGATCGGTGTCGTTGCTGATCACATTCGTCGTCACCGCTGCATTTTCCGTCGTGTCGTTTTCATCCTCCGTCGGCTGCGGCGCATCGTTCCGGCCGGTGATCGTTACCGTTACCGTGCTCGTCGAAGTCCCGCTATCGTCATCGCGAATGGTGAATGACACGACATCTGTCGTTGATTCACCAACGGCCAGATATTCAAAGGCGCCACTCGGGTCGTACGTAAACGTGCCATCGGCGGCAATCGAATACACGCCACCTTTCGCGGTCGTGCCGCTGGCGACGACGGCTGTCAGCAAATCCTGCGTGCCAACATCCGTAGCGCCGTTCCGCACGTCGATGAGAGTGATCGCAGTGTCTTCGTTCGTCGTCGCCGTTTGCGACACGGCTACGGGGTTGACGTTGTTGACCGTCAAGGTCTTCGAGATAACGTCACTCGACCCGAGATCATCATCGGTAACGGATGCGGAGATCGTGTAAGGATCGCTGGGCGTATTCGAAGGTTTGTCATCCAGGTACCGATGCGGCAGGGCAAACACCCGCGTCGTCGGGTTCCAATCAACGCCGTTCGCGCCCAGCGTCATTGACGACGTCCCCAGCGAAAGGTTCTGACTCGCTGAACCATCGCCCCAGTCAATCGTCACGACAAACGTATCGAGCGTGCCGGGATCGGTGATGGTGCCGGTCAGCGTAACGACATCATTTTCCGAAATTGAGTTGCTCGAGAGCGCCACCGACAAGGTTGGTGTCAAATTATTGACGGTCACCATCGTCGAATCTGATCCCGCGCCATTGTCGTCGTCCGTCACCGCTGCGGTGATCGTGTAAATGTCCGCGTTGCTGTTCGATGGGTTATCGTCGAGATAAGTGTGAGGGAGCGAGAACTGCCGCGTCGTCGGATTCCAATTAATGCCACTCACAGCCGCCGTGAGTGCCGTCGTGCCGAGCGTGAACGTCTGCGTATTCGGTGGCGAGAGTGGATCACCCCAATTGAGGTTCAGCGTAAAAGTATCCGCCGTTCCCGGATCGGTGATGGTGCCCGTCAACGTCGTGCTGCCATTCTCGCTAATCGGGGTGCTCGATAACGACAGCACCGTCGTCGGTGCGACATTCTTGACCGTCAGTAACACCGACGTCGATGTAGTCACTCCCAAGTCATCATCGCGGACTTGAACACTGACATTCCACGTGCCGTTGTCAGTGATTCCGAGAGAGTTAAGTTGCGACCAGGTCAATGTGGGATTCACGCCGCTTGCATCCGTGTAAATGCCATCGCCGTTAATGTCCCACGAATACGTCAATGGATCAGCATCGCCAGCAGGATCGGTTGCCGTGGCCGACAGCATCAAGCTGCCGCCTTCATCGATCGTGTACGGGCTGCCTGCGCTGACGTTCTGTGGAGCGATGTTGTGAACCGTGACCGTGAGTGTGGTCGTCGAACCTGGCAGTAAGGCCAGCCCGTCGATGTTGTTCACACCGTTGGCCCCAATCAGCGTGGCACCACCGGTTGTGACGTTCAATTGGTACAAGTTGTTGTTGTAGGTTGCGAGTAATTTCTGGCTGGAGGCATCATACTCAAGGCCCAGGTAATTGGTGGGTGTGAATCCCATCGACCCGATGAGGGTGGGAACTCCGGTCGCCGTGTTTAACCGGTACAAGCCTCCACCCGCAGTGCCATACAGGATTCCATTCGCCTCGTCATAGGCGAGCCCGTTGATCTGCAACCCCGTCGAACCGATCGTGGAAATGGCGCCGGCGGGGGTGATGGCTAACAGCGGGTATCCCGATGTGTCGTTATCCACCGTGTAGAGCACATTCGCCGCCTGATTGCCGGCCAATGCCCACCAGTTGGCCGAGCCGCCCTGGGTGTTGATTGGCGTAAAGGCGCCTGTCGTGGTGTCGATCGAACCAAATCGCCACCCGCCCACATAAACATCGGTGGCGTAGAGCGTTCCATTGAGAGCTGCCAGACCGGTGATGCTGACAGTGGTGATATTTGTCAGTTGAGCCACGAAAACTGCGGCGCCGGTAGTCTCATCGATTCGGTAGAGGTTGTTCGTATTCGAGGACAACCCGTAGAGCGTTCCGTTGCCCGCGGCCGTGCCCCCGTCGTCATCGTTCAGCCCGACGCTGATCGTATGTTCGTCGCTGCTCGTTCCCGACGGATTGTCATCGACGTACGCGTGCGGCAACGAGAAGACGCGCGTCGCTGGATTCCAGTTAATGCCGTTCGCCGCGACGGTCAGCGCGGTGGTGCCCAGCGTGAACGTTTGGGTGTTATACGGCGACTGCGGATCGCCCCAATCCAGGTTGAGCGTGAATTCGTCGAGGGTCCCTGGATCCGTGATCGTTCCGGAGAGAGTCGGCGAATCGGTTTCGTTGATATCGTTATCGTTCAGCGAAACGCTCAGCGAGGGTGCGACGTTCTTCACCGTGACATTGATCGAACTACTGGTGCTTCCCCCAGGTCCTCCCAGGGCAAAGGTCGCATCAGCAAAGCCGATGTTTTCATCCGATTCATAGCTTTGATACGGGACCGGCCCAAAGGCACTTGCGGTCCCTTCGTAGTGAAAGTACCAACGATTGGTGCCTGGCGAGACCGTGAAGGAAGCCAAATCGCTGAGCGGGGATGAGCCGCTCCCGATCGTTGAGATGGTGCTGGTCGCCCCATCCGAAATTCGTGTACGGAGAATCGTGCCATTGAATGGGCCTGCGTAGGCCAGGTAGTCCTGGCCGCCAAAGTGTTCCGCTACACCCCAAAACGCCCAGTTTTCGGCAGTACCGGGGCTGAGCGTTACGCTCCCCAGATTCGTAACCGTTCCGCTGGGTAAATCGATCTTCCACACATTGCCGGAAGCATTGCCGAATTCTCCGGCTGTTCGCTGAAAGACGAAGATCTGATCCATCCCCGCAAACACACCGTTCGCAACCCTGACCCCCGTGGTGACCGTGATCGCCGACGATAGCGCGAGGCTATTGCCCGACGGTGCTCCCGTCGAGTCCAGCTCGATCAAATGCGTGATTGTCTGGCTCGATGTATCCCCATCGATCGGCGTGGTGGCGCTGGTCCCCAGAGCATAGAGCTGCTGGTTGCGCAAATTGCTGACAATCCCATCGTTCTTCGTCGACGCAGTGCCACTACTCAAGTTGCTCAACGCGAAGCGCTCGGTATTGCCGTCGTCGGTCACCAGCACGTGCGTACTCGATACCGCGATCCCGCCACGGTCGTCTCCCGCGAGGGGATACTGCGTCACCACGTTGGCGTTGTTATTCGTCAAACTCAGAATTTGAAATTCATTACCCATTTCCGCGACTGTCACGCTGATCGGATAGACGTCCGAATTGGTGCCATTCCCGGGCGACGCGCCGTCGTCCAAATACATATGTGTGATGTTGCTGAACGAAGTGACCCCCGGCCCAAGATTCACTTGCTGAACCGCGGAGCCATCGCCCCAATCAATCGACACCACGTGCACATCATTGGCTCCCGCGTCCGTGAAGCTGCCGGAAAGCGTCGCGCTACTCCCTTCATTGATCGTGCTGCTGGCCAGACTGACGATCAGGTTGCTCGGTGGAGTAAGGTAGCCGTAGACAACATCCTCGACATTCAAGTTCAAGGTTTGCGAAAACGGCGTGTTGAGAGTGACCCGATCATTGTCGGCGCCGCCATTGACCGTGATCGCCGTAATTCCCGCCAGCGATACCGTAGTCGTTTCGATTGTGGCGCCACTGACGACCAGATTGCTGCCGACTAGATCCATCGCGATATCGTCGGCACCCGATGTCAAATTAAATTCAAGCGTGCCGCTAGAGGTCGTATACGAAATCGGATCGAGTCCCGTGTATCTGATCGTCCCACTGCTGGGAATTACTACGCTGCCATCGAAAGCATTTGTGTAATTGAAAACGTGATTACCGTTCGGAGCGCCACTAACATTCAGCACGTCATTGCCGCCGGGCCCCCCTTGATAGTCGATGCCTCCTGCTGGAATTGGGTTTCCGCCCGCGAAATTCACTAGCAGCGTATCGTTACCATCGGCGAGATCGACTTCGATCTTGTTGAATGCCGCAGCAGGATAGGTGACAGAACCGCTTGTTGAAGAGACTCGCTTCGCGACAGCGGCAGCATCCAACACCGCGATCGACGCAGTTGATTCGGATAGGACCACGTTTGCGCCGGAGCGTGAGATCGACAGATTGTTGTTAACACCCGTGGTGGCGGTGTAGTTCAACCCGCTGACACCGGTTTCGATCACCACATCGTCAAGGAAGGAGGTTTTCGTCCCTTCGTAATTCTCGCGATTATGAAATGTGACCTTGTTAGTTGCGTTCGTTAACGTACTCACGGCAGTGACAGTCTGCGTATTCGCTGGGTTGCCAACCTCCGTGAGCCGCATTCCCAATCGCGTTCCGTCATCGAAGATATCAAAATCGAAGACGTCACCAGGACTGATGTTTCCGTCCGGCATCGCAGCTGATGCCAGCGTCGTTACCGCGCCGTTGACGCGAGTGGCGATGCTGACTCCAGCGAAGTAGTTTCCGCCGAATTCGATTCCGTTAGTCGTTTCTGCAGAGCCCGCGCTTACGGGCACACCGCTGCTTCGTGTGATCACTTGTAGAAAATCTTGGTTTAACCCCTGACCGCCGAAAGTATATCGCCCAGTGATATGCAAGCCGTTAGACGTAGCTGGATTGATCGAGGTGACCGTGTTGAGATAACCACGGTTTGTTAGCTGCAACCGACCGCCAGTTTCCGTTACCGAAGAACTTATTGCGGTCGTATTTGTCGACCACTTCGTCGTGTCGAGCACGTTGTCGTTGAAGTTGTCTGTCACCACCACATTCGCAAACGAAACGGCGACATTTCCGGCCATGACTTGCCGCTGTTCGAGTGTCTCGAAGAAAGCTCTGCGCTTTGCTAAGTCGGTGCGATTGTTTCTGCCGATCTGGCTACGAGATTGTTTCGAAATTCGATTCCAAAGCGCACGAAAGGGGCGGGGCATTGCCAGTGTCTCCAAAGAAATTGCGAAGCAGCCAAGGCAGATACCGAACCGCAAGCAGGGCTGGTTCGATGGAGGGGAGGAAGCCTGAGGGAATACCGTCAGGAGTCGCATGATAGCCGCCGCTACCAATGTCGATACCACCCGATTGGTGTATTAACCGACCGGAAAGGGTGGACCTGGATAGGCGGATTGACCAACTTTGACACACCTAAGGCCATGGGAGATATGTGGTTTTCCGACCGAACAAAAAAAATTCTTTGACCGCTCGAACGCCAGAAAATCGCCGCTAGAAAATCGCGATTTGTAATGTGAGACAACGGTTACAGCGCGTGCACGACCGTCGCTGGTTGAACCTGTTGGGCGAGCTCGCCGACGTGGCGATGATGCGTGAAGAGGAGTACCTGAGTCTTGGTGCTGAGTTCGGCTAGGCAGCGGAGGGTGGCGCGGCTGCGGGCGTCGTCGAAGGTCATCAGCACGTCGTCGATGATCAGCGGTACGGGTTCGCGGTTTTGCAGATGCTGCTCGATGCCGGCGAGTCGCAGCGCGAGGAAAAGTTGATCGCGGGTACCTTCCGACAGGCCGCCGACCGGCACGCGAGGGAACGAGTGGCCCGCGGCGCGGATGGCTTTGAGGACGTCCTTCCCTTCTTCGTTGTCGATTTCGATCGTCGCGAACTTTTCGTCGGTCAGCGTGCGGAAGAACTCGCCGGCGCGGGAGAGCAACGTATCTTGATGCCGCGCGCGATAACGCTCCTTGGCCTGATCGAGCACGAGTCCGGCAAGCTGCAGCGCGGCAAACTCGGTGACTTGCTCTTTCAATCGCGTGATCAAAAACTCCGCCTGCTGCCGGGCATGGGCGGCGGCGCTCGAGGCTTGTTCGTATTCTTTCAGCAGGCGACGGGCTTCGCGCGATTCGTCTTCAGCCGCTTGGATTTCGGGATCGAGCTTATCGGCGCGAGCGCTATGCGCGGCGAGATCCATTTCAATCGAAGATCGCACCGCGAGCGCACTCTTGATGAACTCGTCGAGCGCCTGACCCCGAGCATGACCAGCGAGAACTTGCTCGTGCGTGCGCACTTCCTTTTCGGCGGCATCGCGGTCTTGAGCGCGCTGTAGTGCACTCGCTAACTCTTCGGGTTGGGCGACGCTGGCTTCGGTGGCGAGCGTGCGGAGCTCGGCTTCGGCGGTTCGCAATTGTTCGGTCGTGGTTTCGATCTCGGTGGCGATGGCGCGCAGGCGGCCGGCGCGCTCTTGTTGGCGGGTGCGACTAACGCGGGCCGTTTTCAATTCGTTTTCGAGCGCCTGAAAATCTTCGCGAATCGTTTCCAGAGTCGAGGGCTTGCTGCCAGGTTGTAGTCGTTGCCGGAGACCGTTCCAGCGGCGGGCGAGAGCTTCGCGGGCCGCTTTCAGTTCCTCCAGCCGTTTGCCCTTGATGCGCGATTCCTTGAGGTGCTCCTGCATCAAGCCGATCCGCTTCAAGTACGACTGCGCGGTCGCGACCGATGTGCTTGGGTCGCTCAAACCGAGCGGACGAATCGCGGCGGCCCAATCTTTCTTCCAAGCCTCGAGACGTTTGCGGGCGGGCTGCACCTGCGCTTCGGCCGTGGTCAGTTGCGATTGCAAGCGGCGAATGTCTTCTTGGAGCCGGCTCGCGGCTAGTTGCCGATTCGCGGCTTCACTGGCCAACTGACGGGCACGGCGGAGCGCTTCTTCGAGCGACTTAGCCGATTGCGCGGCAGGACAGGCAGCCGTCAGTTGCTCACGCACATTGGCGATCTGCTGCTGCAAACTTTCGAGTGAACGGCGATTCTCTTGCCAGGCGACGACTTGCTCGCACAAGC is drawn from Anatilimnocola floriformis and contains these coding sequences:
- a CDS encoding Bax inhibitor-1/YccA family protein; translated protein: MSYYETPARYGELPAAYAETAARVSFIRRTYLHVFAAILLFVGIEAAIFTLVPPATLEGTLAMLFRGQFGWLAVIGVFMVASWVAQSLAQSQASPTAQYAGLGMYVVAEALIFVPLLYFANKVAPHTIPAAGFLTLLIFGGLTAFVLMTRADFSGWGQYLWWAGMAAMGIVIAGMFFNFALGVWFAAAMVGLASAYILYDTSNILHRYRTDQHVAAALALFASVATLFYYLLRLLMALNRKD
- a CDS encoding DUF309 domain-containing protein, with the translated sequence MAEYDHRYLEGIEHFNACDFFEAHEVWEDLWKDYSGDLRLFYKGLIHVAVCLHHFGNENIRGARKLYNSSRGYLQPYGPVCEGLNIEKLLAQLEICCHDFLNSEEEFPQVTIDPEKIPEIHLG
- a CDS encoding alcohol dehydrogenase catalytic domain-containing protein, which translates into the protein MLGIAAFPGTRIPRLVAAPKLAEPTANEVLCRTIELGVCGTDREILLSEKPWLPANETHLILGHECLARIEFVGSDVRDFAVGELVVPAVRRPFAGQTRRLDLLPFGTFTERGIVQEHGFSVPQFLDRPEHLYRVDPAIASFAVLTEPLAVAEKGANEAHVLQQARLGTNVWNGQPPRVLVTGQGPIAFAAVLACVARGWRCVLAGRDEPETFRSQLVRELESEYWSLGECDLAAIDDVEQNGFDLVLECTGSDELTLAAAAAMRSCGIMVWLGSSRVPEARQHNVERLMRDGLLRNNLFIGSVNCAPRDFHDALAHLAWWKNHNAAALGKLITARVKQADALWHYEHRQPQGIKTIVQFAEN